In Aristaeella hokkaidonensis, the following are encoded in one genomic region:
- a CDS encoding BMP family ABC transporter substrate-binding protein produces the protein MDHYSKARREGLRVYQNAIQSNTDPYLPVLEERVPALSSLSRLSLGIMTIPLDRVIGSVSRGRSYAFANGFMPILEGGSEFASKWEHLCESVEAKGVNQPITVLEYMGYYYVIEGNKRASVMKYLDARDIEADVTRVYPSMSDDPEIVSYYEYCDFCKETGLYAIFFSRPGSYQKLLSLPGVRAGEKWTDDEILSLRKLYHYFAENYLTQTRGKEVLPCGDAFLLYLTTFGYEDVRDDDLGKTGERVRLMSREFESRDGRVNLVMEQVQPPVPLISALFHPSKIKAAFLFNRSIQDSAWNYWHNLGRLEAEEKLGDRLETTTRIVPSRTEFAEEVDRLIADGYTAIFATSPVMLNSAVEPALKHPEVRFLCCSLLSNYTNIRTYYIRFYEAKFLLGLAAGILSENGKIGYIADFPIYGVPAAANAFALGARMVNPQAKIYLNWFSASWFDQEMPFEDPEIRVICNRDITAPNRDARDYGLYVRDGGEILHMATLVPHWGLFYRMMTERILNGTFNQAESKENVTNYWWGLGSNILDVAFSSRFDPYAARVIHHFREQIREGSFTPFEGELRDQSGTLRCDADRRLTPAEILCMDYLADNIIGTLPDAEELIESARPLVRLQGFNGELKPELSAFSWNRK, from the coding sequence ATGGATCATTACAGCAAAGCCCGCCGGGAAGGTCTCCGCGTTTACCAGAACGCTATCCAATCCAACACCGACCCTTACCTTCCTGTTCTGGAGGAGCGGGTTCCTGCCCTTTCCTCTCTCAGCCGTCTGTCCCTCGGTATTATGACCATTCCCCTTGACCGGGTCATCGGCTCCGTTTCCCGTGGCCGCAGCTATGCCTTTGCAAATGGGTTCATGCCTATTCTCGAAGGCGGCAGCGAGTTCGCCAGCAAATGGGAGCATCTCTGTGAAAGTGTGGAAGCCAAAGGTGTCAACCAGCCCATCACAGTATTGGAATATATGGGATACTACTATGTCATCGAAGGCAATAAACGAGCCTCTGTCATGAAGTATCTCGATGCCCGGGATATCGAGGCAGACGTTACCCGCGTGTATCCGTCCATGAGTGATGATCCGGAAATTGTTTCCTATTATGAATACTGCGATTTCTGCAAGGAAACCGGCCTTTATGCCATCTTCTTCTCCCGTCCCGGTTCCTATCAGAAGCTTCTTTCCCTGCCGGGTGTCCGTGCAGGAGAAAAATGGACCGACGACGAGATCCTCTCCCTGCGCAAGCTCTATCATTATTTTGCCGAAAACTATCTTACCCAGACCCGCGGCAAGGAAGTTCTGCCCTGTGGAGATGCTTTCCTGCTTTATCTGACTACTTTCGGCTATGAGGACGTCAGGGATGACGATCTGGGAAAAACCGGGGAGCGCGTCCGTCTCATGTCCCGGGAATTTGAATCCCGGGACGGCCGTGTGAACCTGGTCATGGAGCAGGTTCAGCCTCCCGTTCCTTTAATTTCAGCGCTGTTCCATCCTTCAAAAATCAAAGCAGCCTTCCTCTTCAACCGTTCCATCCAGGATTCCGCCTGGAACTACTGGCACAACCTGGGGCGTCTGGAAGCCGAGGAAAAGCTGGGGGACCGGCTGGAGACCACAACGCGCATCGTGCCTTCCCGGACAGAATTTGCCGAGGAAGTTGACCGGCTGATTGCCGACGGCTATACCGCTATTTTTGCAACTTCCCCTGTTATGCTCAACAGTGCTGTGGAACCGGCACTGAAGCACCCCGAAGTCCGGTTCCTCTGTTGTTCCCTGCTGTCCAACTACACGAATATCCGCACCTATTATATCCGGTTCTATGAAGCAAAGTTCCTGCTGGGCCTGGCCGCGGGCATCCTCTCCGAAAACGGAAAAATCGGATATATTGCCGACTTCCCGATTTACGGCGTCCCGGCTGCGGCCAATGCATTCGCCCTGGGTGCCCGAATGGTCAACCCGCAGGCAAAGATCTATCTGAACTGGTTCTCTGCCTCCTGGTTTGATCAGGAAATGCCTTTTGAAGATCCCGAAATCCGCGTAATCTGCAACCGGGACATCACCGCGCCGAACCGCGATGCCCGTGATTATGGCCTGTATGTCCGCGACGGCGGAGAAATTCTCCACATGGCTACGCTGGTCCCTCATTGGGGACTCTTCTATCGGATGATGACGGAACGTATCCTGAACGGTACTTTCAACCAGGCGGAAAGCAAGGAAAACGTAACCAATTACTGGTGGGGCCTCGGTTCCAATATCCTGGACGTTGCTTTCTCATCCCGCTTCGATCCATACGCTGCCCGGGTGATTCATCATTTCCGTGAGCAGATCCGTGAAGGTTCCTTCACACCGTTTGAAGGAGAATTGCGTGACCAGAGCGGCACTTTGCGCTGCGATGCAGACCGGCGTCTCACCCCTGCTGAAATTCTTTGTATGGATTACCTGGCTGATAACATTATCGGCACGCTGCCTGATGCAGAAGAACTCATTGAATCCGCTCGTCCTCTGGTACGCCTTCAGGGATTCAACGGAGAACTGAAGCCCGAGCTTTCAGCTTTCAGCTGGAACAGAAAGTGA
- a CDS encoding phosphoribosylaminoimidazolesuccinocarboxamide synthase, whose product MPEIGMILREGKGKKVYATDDPDKAIVYFKDEAMAFHGLKRGRILGKGEVNNSVCEHLFHLLEEHGIESHYLEHIDARHCLVKRCDMIPLSVKIRNRSAGQLAERTGIPVGTKLEPPVVEFELRNTGMEADPLVNNSHIYAMKLATPEEMEEITRVSLKINEILTAYLKDISIELIDFKLEFGRYHGRIIVADEITPDTARFWDAGTHEPLDIDRFRRDMDNVAEAYQEVLHRMMGVS is encoded by the coding sequence ATGCCGGAAATCGGGATGATTCTGCGTGAAGGGAAAGGCAAGAAAGTCTACGCGACGGACGACCCTGATAAAGCGATCGTCTATTTCAAAGACGAGGCCATGGCGTTTCACGGCCTGAAGAGGGGACGGATCCTCGGCAAGGGCGAAGTGAACAATTCGGTGTGCGAGCACCTTTTTCATCTGCTGGAAGAACACGGAATCGAAAGCCATTATCTGGAACATATTGACGCAAGGCACTGCCTGGTGAAGCGGTGCGATATGATTCCTCTTTCTGTGAAAATCCGCAACCGTTCTGCCGGACAGCTGGCTGAACGTACCGGGATTCCTGTGGGAACGAAGCTGGAGCCGCCTGTGGTGGAGTTTGAACTGCGGAACACCGGGATGGAAGCGGATCCGTTGGTGAACAACTCCCATATCTATGCGATGAAGCTGGCCACACCGGAGGAAATGGAAGAGATTACCCGCGTCAGCCTGAAGATCAATGAAATCCTGACAGCGTACCTGAAGGATATCAGCATCGAACTGATCGACTTTAAACTGGAGTTTGGGCGCTATCACGGACGGATCATTGTCGCAGATGAGATTACTCCGGACACTGCCCGGTTCTGGGACGCCGGAACGCATGAACCGCTGGATATCGACCGGTTCAGAAGAGACATGGACAATGTGGCAGAGGCATATCAGGAAGTGCTTCACCGCATGATGGGTGTGAGTTAA
- a CDS encoding phosphodiester glycosidase family protein: protein MIRRTLCMLLMLTLLWGGLHAAAEEKGEFPALNDAGFLDSGEFVWEDEENGVWRYASSTLRVEIFRREQKKPARVWYEAEVFCAEGSVGPRMIANDPEHWKTAANMEYPYKIARKYGTVFAVSNDFAQLRLQQKKSRPGIIIRDGKIWSDRTKKKGVKDFPNLDCLAIWPDGDMKVYYSDEKTAEEYLEDGAVDVLAFGPILIRDGKLNEEALKKYGTSHAQRTAVGMVEKGHYFFMMLEGRIKRSKGDGISFLAEKLLEKGCTLGFNLDGGETACIVFMGHQLCKLKDGKKLSSRRTSDILGVGTSELLPAVSDPW from the coding sequence ATGATCAGAAGAACGCTTTGTATGCTGCTGATGCTGACGCTTCTCTGGGGCGGACTGCATGCGGCAGCAGAAGAAAAAGGCGAGTTTCCGGCATTGAATGATGCCGGTTTTCTGGACTCCGGGGAATTTGTCTGGGAAGATGAAGAAAACGGAGTCTGGCGGTATGCCAGCAGCACGCTGAGAGTCGAAATCTTCCGCCGGGAGCAGAAAAAACCGGCTCGGGTCTGGTATGAGGCTGAAGTCTTCTGTGCTGAAGGATCTGTGGGTCCGAGGATGATTGCCAATGATCCGGAACATTGGAAAACCGCGGCGAATATGGAGTATCCCTACAAGATCGCCCGGAAATACGGTACAGTGTTTGCTGTTTCCAATGACTTTGCCCAGCTGCGCCTGCAGCAGAAGAAAAGCCGGCCCGGAATCATTATCCGTGACGGGAAGATCTGGTCGGACAGAACCAAGAAGAAAGGCGTAAAGGATTTTCCGAACCTGGACTGCCTTGCGATCTGGCCGGACGGAGACATGAAGGTTTACTACAGTGACGAAAAAACCGCTGAGGAATACCTGGAAGACGGTGCGGTTGACGTACTGGCTTTCGGTCCGATCCTGATCCGGGATGGGAAACTGAATGAAGAAGCCCTGAAGAAATACGGCACCAGTCATGCCCAGCGTACCGCGGTAGGCATGGTGGAGAAGGGCCATTATTTCTTTATGATGCTGGAAGGCCGGATCAAGCGGAGCAAGGGTGACGGTATCAGTTTCCTTGCGGAAAAGCTGCTGGAGAAGGGATGCACCCTGGGGTTCAACCTGGACGGCGGGGAAACTGCTTGCATTGTCTTTATGGGACATCAGCTGTGCAAGCTGAAGGATGGGAAGAAACTATCATCCCGGAGAACGAGTGATATCCTGGGAGTTGGTACTTCAGAACTCCTTCCTGCAGTGTCCGATCCGTGGTAA
- a CDS encoding metallophosphoesterase family protein: protein MRILAIADEPSPRLWGDLCREALRNVDIILSAGDLPAKYLSFLTCFTNAPIIYVPGNHDDRYEKEPPEGCLCADGTVVQIKGVRIFGLGGSIRYRPDAKNMYTEKEMASRIASYRRMLKATGGFDILLTHSPIRGFGDQEDLAHRGFECFGPLLDTWHPAVMVHGHVHQAYTGSHFIRERDWNGIPVINASMAYEFDLPETPNRKDPNWKGLRLMKKASTF, encoded by the coding sequence ATGCGGATTCTGGCTATAGCAGACGAACCTTCTCCCCGGCTCTGGGGTGATCTTTGCCGGGAAGCACTGCGCAATGTGGATATCATCCTCTCCGCAGGAGATCTTCCCGCCAAATATCTGTCTTTCCTGACCTGCTTCACCAACGCGCCCATCATTTATGTACCCGGCAATCATGATGACCGTTATGAAAAAGAGCCGCCGGAAGGCTGCCTGTGTGCGGACGGAACGGTTGTCCAGATCAAGGGCGTCCGGATATTCGGTCTGGGCGGATCCATCCGCTACCGTCCGGACGCAAAGAATATGTATACCGAGAAAGAAATGGCTTCCCGCATTGCTTCATACCGGCGAATGCTGAAAGCCACCGGCGGATTTGATATCCTGCTGACCCATTCCCCGATCCGGGGCTTTGGAGACCAGGAGGACCTTGCGCATCGGGGATTCGAATGCTTTGGTCCCCTGCTGGACACCTGGCATCCCGCTGTCATGGTTCACGGTCATGTACACCAGGCTTATACCGGTTCCCACTTTATTCGTGAGCGTGACTGGAACGGCATTCCTGTCATCAACGCCAGCATGGCCTATGAATTTGATCTTCCCGAAACGCCGAACCGGAAAGACCCCAACTGGAAGGGGCTCCGCCTGATGAAAAAAGCCAGCACCTTCTGA